The following proteins are encoded in a genomic region of Oncorhynchus kisutch isolate 150728-3 linkage group LG4, Okis_V2, whole genome shotgun sequence:
- the spata2l gene encoding spermatogenesis associated 2-like yields the protein MTVPGKKARDLVELYRVSLEHRIEQGDWNLVCRDEELIKKVEGLLMGDCAQDTHSLGLDPLSVMEDSLQTAQGVGLKGLARAFEVLELASLNLYLCPWRKEYRVVKMFSGMFTHYIKPALSMQQVADLFGLLGYQASEARLCEELRLCSPALPVDTLLRLSCAFFTARCECRLLLSAIVPQGRRVEWELNLVQERQKGHSLQIALDNSKRRLETIPQEGDFLESSTIEADLDLYTDEFNGHKEVGLVRDPLYSPRRVYTRGLSSQRENICVSSLNCQLIKTPSLAPTRNTPTRKQRESPNKELAMSGSDKGDSQLLSAKASENAHPVSPGGSQFCIECYPSPCIHHCKNCNTLRSLNCPILERCKDEGREVKHIDGEVLQEQRGSSGLSPRLGSPGEGGVPLYEDKREFCPPLDVFEAGSLTPQPIPFHDCCNTANPDPEVTCLTCKVFHKRACKMLEMCQRKHKMLMLDVCSSGLGCTRPPCKLCRYCSVVYCKDCWYRTPLQCVCGYPFDESSEV from the exons ATGACTGTCCCTGGGAAGAAAGCCAGGGATCTGGTGGAACTGTACCGGGTCAGTTTGGAGCACCGGATTGAGCAGGGTGACTGGAACCTAGTATGCAGAGATGAGGAACTGATTAAGAAGGTAGAGGGACTGCTGATGGGGGACTGTGCCCAGGACACACATTCCTTGGGACTGGACCCCCTCAGTGTAATGGAGGACTCGCTTCAGACAGCACAAGGAGTTGGATTGAAGGGGCTGGCTAGAGCCTTTGAAGTGCTGGAACTGGCATCCCTCAACCTGTACTTGTGTCCCTGGAGAAAGGAATACAGAGTGGTAAAG ATGTTCTCAGGCATGTTCACACATTACATCAAGCCGGCGCTGTCCATGCAGCAGGTGGCTGATCTGTTTGGGTTGCTTGGGTACCAGGCTTCAGAGGCCAGACTATGTGAAGAGCTTAGGCTGTGTTCCCCAGCCCTCCCAGTGGACACCCTTCTCCGCCTGTCCTGTGCTTTCTTCACTGCACGTTGTGAGTGTCGCTTACTGCTGTCTGCCATAGTACCCCAGGGCAGAAGGGTGGAGTGGGAGCTCAACCTGGTGCAGGAGAGGCAGAAAGGTCACAGCCTGCAGATAGCATTGGACAACAGCAAGAGAAGGTTGGAGACTATACCACAGGAAGGGGATTTTCTTGAGTCATCTACTATAGAGGCAGACTTGGATTTGTACACAGATGAGTTTAATGGGCATAAAGAAGTTGGGTTAGTCAGAGATCCTCTCTATTCACCAAGAAGGGTGTACACGAGAGGGCTTTCTTCTCAACGAGAGAATATCTGTGTCTCCTCACTGAACTGCCAGTTGATTAAGACACCATCATTAGCACCAACCAGAAACACCCCAACTCGCAAGCAAAGGGAAAGTCCAAATAAAGAGTTGGCCATGTCCGGGTCAGATAAAGGGGATTCACAATTGCTGTCTGCAAAAGCATCAGAGAATGCCCACCCTGTGTCACCAGGGGGCAGTCAGTTCTGCATCGAGTGCTACCCTAGCCCTTGCATCCATCATTGCAAGAATTGCAATACCTTACGTAGCTTGAACTGCCCCATATTGGAGAGGTGCAAAGACGAGGGTCGTGAAGTAAAACATATTGATGGTGAAGTCCtacaggagcagagagggagcagTGGATTATCACCACGGCTAGGAAGTCCTGGAGAGGGAGGTGTGCCACTCTATGAGGATAAGAGGGAGTTCTGCCCTCCACTTGATGTTTTTGAAGCAGGAAGCCTTACCCCTCAGCCCATTCCTTTTCATGACTGTTGCAACACTGCCAATCCAGACCCTGAGGTTACCTGCCTCACCTGCAAGGTATTCCACAAAAGAGCCTGTAAAATGTTGGAGATGTGCCAGAGAAAGCACAAGATGCTCATGTTGGATGTCTGCTCAAGTGGGTTGGGGTGCACAAGGCCCCCTTGCAAACTATGCAGATACTGCAGTGTTGTGTATTGTAAAGACTGTTGGTATAGAACACCACTTCAATGTGTTTGTGGCTACCCTTTTGATGAGTCCTCTGAAGTTTGA
- the LOC109888561 gene encoding peptide deformylase, mitochondrial-like, with translation MLDHSLPAAHEVRGLTTVPLRIFINHQMRVLDGRTVNLFLKIHFSSESRTKKELVVLCLNEKAEPVTWQVSGPARILQLEMDHLDGVRYIDRMDSKTFNVKWAAQNE, from the exons ATGTTGGATCACAGCTTGCCTGCTGCACATGAAGTCCGCGGTCTCACCACTGTGCCTCTGCGGATCTTCATCAACCACCAGATGCGGGTCCTGGATGGGCGCACTGTTAACCTGTTCTTGAAGATACATTTTTCTTCCGAATCGAGAACGAAGAAA GAACTAGTTGTTTTAT GCCTGAATGAGAAGGCAGAGCCTGTGACCTGGCAAGTGAGCGGGCCCGCACGCATCCTACAGCTTGAGATGGATCACTTGGATGGAGTCCGGTACATTGACCGCATGGACAGTAAAACCTTCAACGTGAAATGGGCAGCACAGAACGAGTAG